A region from the Sandaracinus amylolyticus genome encodes:
- a CDS encoding alpha/beta hydrolase yields MRSFLLRLVRGLAIGAIVVALMIFGFATRLQRALLFHPDAAPTNEAIAARVPGLERWWHDSDEGPVEAWFIPGDGVSAESPGPLVIYAHGNAEVIDPLPLWLTHYRRMGVSVLLPEYRGYGRSAGTPSERAIREDLVAFHDRAIARPDVDRSRVVLHGVSLGGGAVAQLARERSPAAIILQSTFTSVSEVAWELYRAPAFLISDPFDTIRSLRGTRAPVLLFHGRHDTVIPFAHGQRLQRALPGSVLVACDAGHNDLPPVDLDYWGEIRAFLERHDVLR; encoded by the coding sequence ATGCGATCGTTCCTCCTCAGGCTCGTGCGCGGGCTCGCGATCGGCGCGATCGTGGTGGCGCTCATGATCTTCGGCTTCGCGACCCGACTGCAGCGCGCGCTGCTCTTCCACCCCGACGCGGCACCGACGAACGAGGCGATCGCAGCGCGCGTGCCCGGCCTCGAGCGCTGGTGGCACGACAGCGACGAAGGTCCCGTCGAGGCGTGGTTCATCCCGGGCGATGGCGTCTCCGCGGAGTCGCCCGGCCCTCTCGTCATCTACGCGCACGGCAACGCGGAGGTGATCGATCCACTCCCGCTCTGGCTCACGCACTACCGAAGGATGGGCGTGTCGGTGCTGCTGCCCGAGTATCGTGGCTACGGGCGCAGCGCGGGCACGCCGAGCGAGCGCGCGATCCGCGAGGATCTCGTCGCGTTCCACGACCGCGCGATCGCGCGTCCCGACGTCGATCGGTCGCGCGTCGTGCTCCACGGCGTGTCGCTCGGGGGGGGCGCCGTCGCGCAGCTCGCGCGCGAGCGGTCACCCGCCGCGATCATCCTGCAGTCGACGTTCACGAGCGTGTCCGAGGTCGCGTGGGAGCTCTATCGCGCGCCGGCGTTCTTGATCTCGGACCCCTTCGACACGATCCGCTCTCTGCGCGGCACGCGCGCGCCGGTGCTGCTCTTCCACGGTCGCCACGACACGGTGATCCCGTTCGCGCACGGGCAGCGCCTGCAGCGCGCGCTGCCGGGGAGCGTGCTCGTGGCGTGTGATGCCGGGCACAACGATCTCCCGCCCGTCGATCTCGACTACTGGGGCGAGATCCGCGCGTTCCTCGAGCGCCACGACGTCCTGCGGTGA
- a CDS encoding protein kinase domain-containing protein, which yields MSAAVPRGVAESDHAPATAHRSSPIAQKYELLREIGRGGMGVVHEAINTWTHRRVALKLMHPGLPRTVQRRLFEEARTASRLSHPNVVDVLDMGAAEDGSLFLVQELLEGEDLHERLDRVGRLAASEVLRVFLPVIDALASAHELGIVHRDVKPSNIVLARDPRGVLVPKLVDFGIAKRVDDHAYTRITLDGTLLGTPHYMAPEQILDDEVGPPADVWSIGVCLYEALTGRVPYESTQLHLLLREISGLDATSPRLLVGVHDAFASPIRAALSIEPALRPTMRELATMLASIGDADDVRTVPPPAGYHSLDELDDDDDSDPTVVELQRVSVPSVQRVTIDESGPMRAALRIGIVNDARDLDSVQLRDAFRSALDRACEITRFRSYAELVDSVGEGDVDLAWLPPVAYVRAARLGAVRMVVAVERDGRAQYASALLGRRGAVSSYADVAGRRAVWVDNWSAAGYLVPRALLCEHGIDPDLALRSQGFVGSYEAVLDALAAGTADVGAAFCTVGADGEIVRRPWSEAHGVSVIDVSAPIPGDTFCASALLPEDVAREVLASLCDEVATAPLVKLVGAARLAPGIPERYRGLERALLVGRSEPGVAAVEHE from the coding sequence ATGAGCGCCGCAGTTCCACGTGGAGTCGCGGAGTCGGATCACGCGCCCGCCACGGCTCATCGTTCCTCTCCGATCGCGCAGAAATACGAGCTGCTACGCGAGATCGGGCGAGGCGGGATGGGCGTCGTGCACGAGGCGATCAACACGTGGACGCACCGTCGCGTCGCGCTGAAGCTCATGCACCCCGGACTGCCACGCACGGTCCAGCGGAGGCTCTTCGAAGAGGCACGCACCGCGTCGCGCCTCTCGCATCCGAACGTGGTCGACGTCCTCGACATGGGCGCGGCGGAGGACGGCTCGCTGTTCCTCGTGCAGGAGCTGCTCGAGGGCGAAGACCTGCACGAGCGGCTCGATCGCGTCGGACGGCTCGCCGCGTCCGAGGTGCTGAGGGTGTTCCTGCCGGTGATCGACGCGCTCGCGTCCGCCCACGAGCTCGGGATCGTGCACAGGGACGTGAAGCCCTCGAACATCGTGCTCGCGCGCGACCCGCGCGGCGTGCTCGTGCCCAAGCTCGTCGACTTCGGCATCGCGAAGCGGGTCGACGACCACGCGTACACGCGCATCACGCTCGACGGAACGCTGCTCGGCACGCCTCACTACATGGCCCCCGAGCAGATCCTCGACGACGAGGTCGGACCTCCCGCGGACGTGTGGTCGATCGGCGTGTGTCTCTACGAGGCGCTCACCGGACGCGTGCCCTACGAGTCCACGCAGCTGCACCTCTTGCTGCGCGAGATCTCGGGGCTGGACGCGACGAGCCCGCGCCTGCTCGTGGGTGTGCACGACGCGTTCGCGAGCCCGATCCGCGCTGCGCTCTCGATCGAGCCCGCGCTGCGGCCCACCATGCGCGAGCTCGCGACGATGCTCGCGTCGATCGGCGACGCCGACGACGTGCGCACGGTTCCGCCGCCCGCGGGCTACCACTCGCTCGACGAGCTCGACGACGACGACGATTCCGACCCCACGGTCGTCGAGCTCCAGCGCGTCAGCGTCCCGAGCGTGCAGCGCGTCACGATCGACGAGAGCGGGCCCATGCGCGCGGCGCTGCGCATCGGGATCGTGAACGACGCGCGCGACCTCGACTCGGTGCAGCTGCGCGACGCGTTCCGATCCGCGCTCGATCGGGCATGCGAGATCACGCGCTTCCGCAGCTACGCAGAGCTCGTCGACTCGGTGGGCGAGGGCGACGTCGATCTCGCGTGGCTGCCGCCGGTCGCCTACGTGCGCGCGGCGCGGCTCGGCGCGGTGCGCATGGTGGTCGCGGTCGAGCGCGACGGCCGCGCGCAGTACGCGTCCGCGCTGCTCGGTCGGCGCGGCGCCGTGTCGTCGTACGCCGACGTCGCGGGCCGCCGCGCGGTGTGGGTCGACAACTGGTCGGCCGCTGGATACCTCGTGCCGCGCGCGCTGCTGTGCGAGCACGGGATCGATCCCGATCTGGCGCTGCGATCGCAGGGATTCGTGGGCTCCTACGAGGCGGTGCTCGATGCGCTCGCGGCGGGCACTGCCGACGTCGGTGCCGCGTTCTGCACGGTCGGCGCGGACGGCGAGATCGTCCGTCGACCCTGGTCCGAGGCGCACGGTGTGAGCGTCATCGACGTCAGCGCACCGATCCCCGGCGACACGTTCTGCGCGTCGGCGCTGCTGCCCGAGGACGTCGCGCGCGAGGTGCTCGCGTCGCTCTGCGACGAGGTCGCGACGGCGCCGCTCGTGAAGCTCGTGGGCGCCGCGCGTCTCGCGCCCGGGATTCCCGAGCGCTATCGCGGGCTCGAGCGTGCGCTTCTCGTCGGTCGATCGGAGCCTGGTGTCGCGGCCGTGGAGCACGAGTGA
- a CDS encoding tetratricopeptide repeat protein, producing the protein MMRTHAALGLAVALSMVSASASAQEEAAPAREPTDAEIAEARHSFEVASTAFDQGDYETAASEFRAAYALLGDPDLLFNVYLAEERAGRPREALEALEQHVARATMTAEQRALMEQRIVRLRERVARMDAGTQPQIDDARESAGDVPLALDAQPATPRTPPPEPIETRPPAAAIAMLVTGGVLLLAFGGLAIASELEDQSLASSCGRDAGRFCSAERVSTLEALNVAADASWIAAAVAGALGITFLFAFPPERSAPQVAVAPWMSPEGAGIAAGARF; encoded by the coding sequence ATGATGCGCACGCACGCCGCGCTGGGCCTCGCGGTCGCGCTCTCGATGGTGTCCGCGAGCGCATCCGCGCAGGAGGAAGCGGCTCCAGCGCGCGAGCCCACCGACGCGGAGATCGCCGAGGCGCGTCACAGCTTCGAGGTCGCGTCGACCGCGTTCGATCAGGGCGACTACGAGACCGCGGCGTCGGAGTTCCGCGCGGCGTATGCGCTGCTCGGAGACCCCGATCTGCTCTTCAACGTGTACCTCGCGGAGGAGCGCGCGGGGCGACCGCGCGAGGCGCTCGAGGCGCTCGAGCAGCACGTCGCGCGCGCGACGATGACGGCGGAGCAGCGAGCGCTGATGGAGCAGCGGATCGTGCGCCTGCGCGAGCGCGTCGCGCGCATGGACGCGGGCACGCAGCCGCAGATCGACGACGCGCGAGAGAGCGCGGGCGACGTGCCGCTCGCGCTCGACGCGCAGCCGGCGACACCGCGGACGCCACCGCCCGAGCCGATCGAGACGCGGCCGCCGGCCGCGGCGATCGCGATGCTGGTCACGGGCGGCGTGCTGCTCCTCGCGTTCGGCGGGCTCGCGATCGCGTCGGAGCTCGAGGATCAGTCGCTGGCGTCGAGCTGTGGGCGCGACGCGGGCCGCTTCTGCAGCGCCGAGCGCGTGTCGACGCTCGAGGCGCTCAACGTCGCGGCCGACGCGAGCTGGATCGCCGCGGCGGTCGCGGGCGCGCTCGGGATCACGTTCCTCTTCGCGTTTCCGCCCGAGCGCAGCGCGCCGCAGGTCGCGGTCGCGCCGTGGATGTCGCCCGAGGGCGCGGGGATCGCAGCAGGAGCGCGGTTCTGA
- a CDS encoding sensor histidine kinase: MLHSIRARLLIATLAGAVLVVGASWIYAENVAADAATRSAMRDVLVFASVLAAIVAVVLAELIARRFVTPIAELRHASDALARGDFAVRVRSRRDDEIGGIGRAIDRMADQLAERLEAVRAEESRLRVMLDAMDEAVLVTDADGLVVLSNAAFVGLSGSAGLGRACIEAIRSAELHEAVSKALRGERSKAVFRLDVKIISAHVAPLPDGAGAIVVMRDVTEVRRLDEVRRDFVANASHELRTPLTAIRGFAETLRDGALDEPRIAKRFVSNIVENAIRLQRIVDDLLELSRSESPDARFELEPIDPLAIASKVLSSLEQKASDKGVQLGIEATHDAVPVSGDERALDQVLLNLVDNGIKYTPSGGRVVVRFRKDADTARVEVVDSGPGIAASHLSRIFERFYRVDQGRSREQGGTGLGLAIVKHLTQRMGGEVSVESRLGHGTTFSVRLARAELGRDASAHDDDSAALDA, encoded by the coding sequence GTGCTCCACAGCATCCGCGCACGCCTGCTGATCGCGACGCTCGCAGGCGCGGTGCTCGTCGTCGGCGCGAGCTGGATCTATGCGGAGAACGTCGCAGCCGACGCGGCGACACGAAGCGCGATGCGCGACGTGCTCGTGTTCGCGAGCGTGCTCGCCGCGATCGTGGCGGTCGTGCTCGCGGAGCTGATCGCGCGACGCTTCGTGACGCCGATCGCCGAGCTGCGTCACGCGTCCGACGCGCTCGCGCGCGGCGACTTCGCGGTGCGCGTGCGCTCGCGCCGCGACGACGAGATCGGCGGCATCGGGCGCGCGATCGATCGCATGGCCGATCAGCTCGCGGAGCGCCTCGAGGCCGTGCGCGCCGAGGAGTCGCGCCTGCGCGTGATGCTCGACGCGATGGACGAGGCGGTGCTCGTCACCGATGCCGACGGCCTCGTCGTGCTCAGCAACGCCGCGTTCGTCGGCCTGTCCGGCAGCGCGGGGCTCGGGCGCGCGTGCATCGAGGCGATCCGGAGCGCGGAGCTGCACGAAGCCGTGTCGAAGGCGCTGCGCGGCGAGCGCAGCAAGGCCGTCTTCCGGCTCGACGTGAAGATCATCTCGGCGCACGTCGCGCCGCTCCCCGACGGCGCCGGCGCGATCGTCGTGATGCGCGACGTGACCGAGGTGCGGCGTCTCGACGAGGTGCGGCGGGATTTCGTCGCGAACGCCAGCCACGAGCTGCGCACGCCGCTCACCGCGATCCGTGGGTTCGCGGAAACGCTGCGCGACGGAGCGCTCGACGAGCCGCGCATCGCGAAGCGCTTCGTGAGCAACATCGTCGAGAACGCGATCCGCCTGCAGCGCATCGTCGACGACCTCCTCGAGCTCTCGCGCTCCGAGTCGCCCGACGCGCGCTTCGAGCTCGAGCCGATCGATCCGCTCGCGATCGCGAGCAAGGTGCTCTCGTCGCTCGAGCAGAAGGCGAGCGACAAGGGCGTGCAGCTCGGGATCGAGGCGACGCACGACGCGGTGCCGGTGAGCGGTGACGAGCGCGCGCTCGATCAGGTGCTGCTCAACCTCGTCGACAACGGGATCAAGTACACGCCCTCGGGCGGGCGCGTGGTGGTGCGCTTCCGCAAGGACGCGGACACCGCGCGCGTCGAGGTCGTCGACAGCGGCCCGGGCATCGCGGCGTCGCACCTCTCGCGCATCTTCGAGCGCTTCTATCGCGTCGATCAGGGGCGCTCGCGCGAGCAGGGCGGCACGGGCCTCGGGCTCGCGATCGTGAAGCACCTGACGCAGCGCATGGGCGGCGAGGTCTCGGTCGAGAGCCGCCTCGGGCACGGCACGACGTTCTCGGTGCGGCTCGCGCGCGCCGAGCTCGGGCGCGACGCGAGCGCGCACGACGACGACTCGGCGGCGCTCGACGCCTGA
- a CDS encoding response regulator: MGAVVTGGRIPFAPATCSSHGCYAPPSVSAPGMRERILLVDDEADIVELLEYNLRQSGYTVVTARDGNTALAEIRRQRPDLILLDLNLPDVAGTEVCRRLRRDAGTSSIPIMMITARGEEIDRVVGFELGADDYIVKPFSPRELVLRIGAVLRRAVTPTAATPTERILIGLLEIDVPQHRVVVENEDIPLTALEFKLLYDLASRPGRVQTRDALLERVWGYAPGIETRTVDTHVKRLREKLGAARDYIETVRGVGYRLRAD, from the coding sequence GTGGGTGCCGTTGTCACCGGCGGGCGAATCCCTTTCGCTCCGGCCACGTGCTCGTCACATGGCTGCTACGCTCCTCCGTCAGTGTCGGCACCCGGAATGCGCGAGCGGATCCTGCTGGTCGACGACGAAGCGGACATCGTCGAGCTGCTCGAGTACAACCTCCGCCAGAGTGGGTACACGGTCGTCACCGCGCGTGACGGCAACACGGCGCTGGCCGAGATCCGGCGACAACGGCCCGATCTCATCCTGCTCGACCTCAACCTGCCCGACGTGGCGGGGACCGAGGTCTGTCGCAGGCTGCGCCGTGACGCGGGTACCTCGTCGATCCCGATCATGATGATCACCGCGCGCGGCGAGGAGATCGATCGGGTGGTCGGCTTCGAGCTCGGGGCCGACGACTACATCGTCAAGCCGTTCAGCCCGCGCGAGCTGGTGCTGCGCATCGGCGCGGTGCTCCGACGCGCGGTGACGCCGACCGCGGCGACGCCGACGGAGCGCATCCTGATCGGCCTGCTCGAGATCGACGTCCCGCAGCATCGCGTGGTCGTGGAGAACGAGGACATCCCGCTCACCGCGCTGGAGTTCAAGCTCCTCTACGATCTCGCGAGCCGTCCCGGTCGCGTACAGACGCGCGACGCGCTGCTCGAGCGCGTCTGGGGCTACGCGCCGGGGATCGAGACGCGCACCGTCGACACGCACGTCAAGCGGCTCCGCGAGAAGCTCGGTGCGGCGCGCGACTACATCGAGACCGTGCGCGGCGTCGGCTATCGTCTCCGGGCAGACTGA
- the ychF gene encoding redox-regulated ATPase YchF has protein sequence MALSVGIVGLPNVGKSTLFNALSSKQAEAANYAFCTIEPNVGIVPVPDPRFDALVKIVQPEKTVPATVEFVDIAGLVRGASKGEGKGNAFLANIRECDAIAHVVRAFEDENVLHVDNRVDPLADIETIETELALKDLDTVQKRLDRARRQSKGGSAIEKKAIEVTEALEKLLDQGKPSRLYDPGDDEDKQNIVRDLALITRKPIFYVCNVKEDQLAVGEKDPLVARVKAHADSVGAPLVVICAKIEAEIMQLAPEDRADFLASAGLEEPGLNAVIRTGYRMLDLITYFTAGKQEVRAWTIKRGTKAPGAAGKIHSDFERGFIRAEVMFWEDRVSLGTEAAVKAAGKMGIEGKEYVVRDGDVMHFRFNV, from the coding sequence ATGGCGCTGTCGGTCGGGATCGTCGGTCTGCCCAACGTCGGCAAGTCGACGCTCTTCAACGCGCTCTCGTCGAAGCAGGCGGAGGCCGCGAACTACGCGTTCTGTACGATCGAGCCGAACGTCGGCATCGTGCCCGTGCCCGATCCGCGCTTCGACGCGCTGGTGAAGATCGTGCAGCCGGAGAAGACGGTGCCGGCGACGGTCGAGTTCGTCGACATCGCGGGCCTCGTGCGCGGCGCGAGCAAGGGCGAGGGCAAGGGCAACGCCTTCCTCGCGAACATCCGCGAGTGCGACGCGATCGCGCACGTGGTGCGCGCGTTCGAGGACGAGAACGTCCTGCACGTCGACAACCGCGTCGATCCCCTCGCGGACATCGAGACGATCGAGACCGAGCTCGCGCTCAAGGATCTCGACACCGTGCAGAAGCGGCTCGACCGCGCGCGCCGTCAGAGCAAGGGCGGCAGCGCGATCGAGAAGAAGGCGATCGAGGTCACGGAGGCGCTCGAGAAGCTGCTCGATCAGGGCAAGCCCTCGCGCCTCTACGACCCCGGCGACGACGAGGACAAGCAGAACATCGTCCGCGACCTCGCGCTGATCACGCGCAAGCCGATCTTCTACGTGTGCAACGTGAAGGAGGATCAGCTCGCGGTGGGCGAGAAGGACCCGCTGGTCGCGCGCGTGAAGGCGCACGCGGACTCGGTGGGCGCGCCGCTCGTGGTGATCTGCGCGAAGATCGAGGCCGAGATCATGCAGCTCGCGCCCGAGGATCGCGCGGACTTCCTCGCGTCGGCGGGGCTCGAGGAGCCCGGGCTCAACGCGGTGATCCGCACCGGGTACCGCATGCTCGACCTCATCACGTACTTCACGGCGGGCAAGCAGGAAGTGCGCGCCTGGACGATCAAGCGCGGCACGAAGGCGCCGGGCGCGGCGGGCAAGATCCACAGCGACTTCGAGCGCGGCTTCATCCGCGCGGAAGTGATGTTCTGGGAGGATCGCGTGAGCCTCGGCACCGAGGCCGCGGTGAAGGCCGCCGGCAAGATGGGGATCGAAGGGAAGGAGTACGTCGTCCGGGATGGCGACGTGATGCACTTCCGCTTCAACGTCTGA
- a CDS encoding YceI family protein encodes MVRPMPRFTQNDAECRVYTFKEGLLSPIAHDLEIAVDRFHVEWDDARTRVEARFEATSLRVIHAMKDGKPSPGALSDRDKKKIESNIQDDVLETKRHRDVVFTSSAIEPEGDGYVIRGALELHGRKRDVQVRVAKEGAKWVATTTLHQPDFGVTPYSAMMGTLRIQPDVRVRVSAPA; translated from the coding sequence ATGGTGCGGCCGATGCCGCGCTTCACGCAGAACGACGCCGAGTGCCGGGTCTACACGTTCAAAGAAGGCCTGCTCTCGCCCATCGCGCACGACCTCGAGATCGCCGTCGATCGCTTCCACGTCGAGTGGGACGACGCGCGCACGCGCGTCGAGGCGCGCTTCGAGGCGACGAGCCTGCGCGTGATCCACGCGATGAAGGACGGCAAGCCCAGCCCGGGCGCGCTCTCCGATCGCGACAAGAAGAAGATCGAGTCGAACATCCAGGACGACGTGCTCGAGACCAAGCGGCATCGCGACGTCGTGTTCACGTCGAGCGCGATCGAGCCGGAGGGCGACGGCTACGTGATCCGCGGCGCGCTCGAGCTGCACGGACGCAAGCGTGACGTGCAGGTGCGCGTGGCCAAGGAAGGCGCGAAGTGGGTCGCGACGACGACGCTGCACCAGCCGGACTTCGGCGTCACGCCGTACAGCGCGATGATGGGCACGCTGCGCATCCAGCCGGACGTGCGCGTGCGCGTCTCCGCGCCGGCGTGA
- the hisD gene encoding histidinol dehydrogenase, protein MLTIHARGTKEYDAALASLSRRGDADLERVEPEVRPILRAVRERGDAAIHEYTERFDKRTIERIVLDRDAIVAGARALDPAIRARLEEAGERIRKYHEHQREPGFRYEEGGISLGLRVRPVKAAGVYAPGGKARYPSSVLMAAVPAAVAGVPRIVLATPRPTAEILAAAEIAGVTEVVDCGGAQAIAALAYGTESVGRVDKIVGPGNIYVACAKRLVFGVVDIDSIAGPSEILVVADDQADPRVVAADLLSQAEHDEDAYALLVTLSEAQARAVSREVERQLALLPRREVAEVSIREHGWAFIAGDLAEAARVADSLAAEHLSLQVRAPEALLESIGAAGAAFLGDHTPEAAGDYAAGPSHVLPTGGAARFASPLGVWDFVVRTSLIAYSRDAIRKQADLLEELARLEGLEAHARAVAVRRID, encoded by the coding sequence ATGCTGACGATCCACGCGCGCGGGACGAAGGAGTACGACGCGGCGCTCGCGTCGCTGTCGAGGCGCGGCGACGCCGATCTCGAGCGGGTCGAGCCGGAGGTGCGACCGATCCTGCGCGCGGTGCGCGAGCGCGGCGACGCGGCGATCCACGAGTACACCGAGCGCTTCGACAAGCGGACGATCGAGCGCATCGTGCTCGATCGCGACGCGATCGTCGCCGGCGCGCGAGCGCTCGATCCCGCGATCCGCGCGCGTCTCGAGGAGGCCGGCGAGCGCATCCGCAAGTACCACGAGCACCAGCGCGAGCCGGGCTTCCGCTACGAAGAGGGCGGCATCTCGCTCGGCCTGCGCGTGCGCCCGGTGAAGGCCGCGGGCGTGTACGCGCCCGGCGGCAAGGCGCGGTATCCGTCGAGCGTGCTGATGGCGGCGGTCCCCGCGGCCGTCGCGGGCGTGCCGCGCATCGTGCTCGCGACGCCGCGGCCGACGGCGGAGATCCTCGCCGCGGCGGAGATCGCCGGCGTCACCGAGGTCGTCGACTGTGGTGGCGCGCAGGCGATCGCGGCGCTCGCGTACGGCACGGAGAGCGTGGGGCGCGTCGACAAGATCGTCGGGCCCGGGAACATCTACGTCGCGTGCGCGAAGCGCCTGGTGTTCGGCGTCGTCGACATCGACTCGATCGCGGGCCCGAGCGAGATCCTCGTCGTCGCCGACGATCAGGCGGACCCGAGGGTCGTCGCCGCGGATCTGCTCTCGCAGGCGGAGCACGACGAGGACGCGTACGCGCTGCTGGTGACGCTCTCGGAGGCGCAGGCGCGCGCGGTGTCGCGCGAAGTCGAGCGACAGCTCGCGCTGCTGCCGCGGCGCGAGGTCGCGGAGGTGTCGATCCGCGAGCACGGCTGGGCGTTCATCGCCGGCGATCTCGCGGAGGCCGCGCGCGTCGCGGACTCGCTCGCGGCGGAGCACCTGAGCCTCCAGGTGCGCGCGCCGGAGGCGCTGCTCGAGTCGATCGGCGCGGCGGGCGCGGCGTTCCTCGGAGATCACACGCCGGAGGCGGCGGGCGACTACGCCGCGGGGCCGAGCCACGTGCTGCCGACGGGCGGCGCCGCGCGCTTCGCCTCGCCGCTCGGCGTGTGGGACTTCGTGGTGCGCACTTCGCTGATCGCGTACTCGCGCGACGCGATCCGCAAGCAGGCGGATCTCCTCGAGGAGCTCGCGCGCCTCGAAGGGCTCGAGGCGCACGCGCGCGCCGTCGCCGTACGGCGGATCGACTAA
- a CDS encoding ABC transporter permease codes for MRLREVARSAMRSLRANGMRTALTALGTIIGVASVIVVLAVGEGASADVSSRIRALGTNLLTIRPGAGGFGPVRSGSVETLTLGDAAAIARVPGVAAVAPEVSGSAQLRHRSENTSAQVIGVTDTYLAIRSLEVATGLSFDALDDRERRRVVILGANVAEELFGSASALGERVQIRGIAFRVIGVLERKGDAGFLSPDDMVLVPLATHQGVLFGQDHLSTISVQIEDEGESDAVQASIEELMRLRHRLRPDQEDDFSVRSQTEMLQTMGAVTGTLTALLGAVALVSLIVGGIGIMNIMLASVRERTREIGVRMAVGARRRDILLQFLAEAVVVSAAGGLVGLALGCAGAAAIARFGGWSTVVPAYGVVLALGVSLAVGVVFGVGPARSAARLDPVEALRTD; via the coding sequence GTGAGGCTCCGCGAGGTCGCGCGCAGCGCGATGCGCTCGCTGCGCGCCAACGGCATGCGCACCGCGCTGACCGCGCTCGGCACGATCATCGGCGTCGCATCGGTGATCGTCGTGCTCGCCGTCGGTGAAGGCGCGAGCGCGGACGTCTCCAGCCGCATCCGCGCGCTGGGCACCAACCTGCTGACGATCCGTCCCGGCGCAGGCGGGTTCGGTCCGGTGCGCAGCGGCTCGGTCGAGACGCTCACCCTCGGCGACGCCGCCGCGATCGCGCGCGTGCCCGGCGTGGCCGCGGTCGCGCCCGAGGTGAGCGGCTCCGCGCAGCTGCGTCACCGCAGCGAGAACACGAGCGCGCAGGTGATCGGCGTGACCGACACGTACCTCGCGATCCGCTCGCTCGAGGTCGCGACGGGGCTCTCCTTCGACGCGCTCGACGATCGTGAGCGCCGGCGCGTCGTGATCCTGGGCGCGAACGTCGCGGAGGAGCTCTTCGGCAGCGCGAGCGCGCTCGGCGAGCGCGTGCAGATCCGAGGGATCGCGTTCCGTGTGATCGGCGTGCTCGAGCGTAAGGGCGACGCGGGGTTCCTCTCGCCCGACGACATGGTCCTCGTGCCGCTCGCGACGCACCAGGGCGTGCTCTTCGGCCAGGACCACCTCTCCACGATCAGCGTGCAGATCGAGGACGAGGGCGAGAGCGACGCGGTGCAGGCGAGCATCGAAGAGCTGATGCGGCTGCGCCACCGGCTGCGACCCGATCAGGAGGACGACTTCTCGGTGCGCTCGCAGACCGAGATGCTGCAGACGATGGGCGCCGTGACGGGCACGCTGACGGCGCTGCTGGGCGCGGTCGCGCTCGTGTCGCTGATCGTCGGCGGCATCGGGATCATGAACATCATGCTCGCGTCGGTGCGCGAGCGGACGCGCGAGATCGGCGTGCGCATGGCGGTCGGCGCGCGGCGCCGCGACATCCTGCTGCAGTTCCTCGCGGAGGCGGTCGTGGTGTCGGCCGCGGGAGGCCTGGTCGGGCTTGCGCTCGGATGCGCAGGCGCGGCGGCGATCGCGCGCTTCGGCGGATGGTCCACGGTGGTGCCCGCCTACGGCGTGGTGCTCGCGCTCGGCGTGTCGCTCGCGGTGGGCGTGGTGTTCGGCGTGGGCCCCGCCCGCAGCGCGGCGCGCCTCGATCCGGTCGAGGCGCTCCGCACCGATTAG
- a CDS encoding ABC transporter ATP-binding protein: MTRVLELDGLSKVYHPETPELSVRAVDRVSFAVEAGESLAIIGPSGCGKSTLLQVLGCLDRPTSGRYLLGGRDVAGLGDDELALVRNVHVGFVFQSFHLLPRLSAVENVELPLLYRATVDDTRALALDALARVGLAQRARHLPSELSGGQRQRVAIARALVTRPSMLLCDEPTGALDSRTGEEVLALLSQLHDEGATIVMVTHDLSVARALQRAMWMKDGRIEDDGPSERVVAAFAAAHAREAS; the protein is encoded by the coding sequence ATGACGCGCGTGCTCGAGCTCGACGGCCTCTCGAAGGTCTATCACCCCGAGACGCCGGAGCTCTCGGTGCGCGCCGTCGATCGCGTGTCGTTCGCGGTCGAGGCCGGTGAGTCGCTCGCGATCATCGGTCCCTCGGGCTGCGGGAAGTCGACCCTGCTGCAGGTGCTCGGCTGCCTCGATCGTCCGACCTCCGGTCGTTACCTGCTCGGCGGTCGAGACGTGGCGGGGCTCGGCGACGACGAGCTCGCGCTCGTGCGCAACGTGCACGTCGGGTTCGTCTTCCAGAGCTTCCACCTGCTGCCGCGCCTCAGTGCGGTGGAGAACGTCGAGCTGCCGCTGCTCTACCGCGCGACCGTCGACGACACGCGCGCGCTCGCGCTCGATGCGCTCGCGCGCGTCGGGCTGGCGCAGCGCGCGCGGCACCTGCCGAGCGAGCTCTCGGGCGGTCAGCGCCAGCGCGTCGCGATCGCGCGCGCGCTCGTGACCCGTCCTTCGATGTTGCTCTGCGACGAGCCCACCGGCGCGCTCGACAGCCGCACCGGCGAGGAGGTGCTCGCGCTGCTCTCGCAGCTCCACGACGAGGGCGCGACGATCGTGATGGTCACCCACGATCTCTCGGTCGCGCGCGCGCTGCAGCGCGCGATGTGGATGAAGGACGGGCGCATCGAGGACGACGGGCCCTCGGAGCGCGTTGTCGCGGCGTTCGCGGCGGCGCACGCGAGGGAGGCGTCGTGA